The proteins below are encoded in one region of Podarcis raffonei isolate rPodRaf1 chromosome 6, rPodRaf1.pri, whole genome shotgun sequence:
- the LOC128415813 gene encoding cytochrome P450 4A2-like isoform X1: MVFTTEKTASLTFQIVQLCAGFCLVYVVIKSTQLYFKRQKLLKILESFPGPPSHWLYGNTHQITSHAEDQNMMEKWAEKFPYAFPRWFGGFVPAVVITHPDYAKTLFSRNDPKAKDIYEPLLPWIGRGLLILNGPKWHQHRRLLTPAFHYDILKPYVAKIADSVKVMLDKWEKLIAEDPTKSLEMFDHVSLMTLDSIMKCAFSYKSSCQTDKEQDYYVNAVKDMTLLVFQRVTSAFLRNQLIYSCTPSGRRFKEACSLAHHHTEKVIAERKESLKNERELEKIQKKRRLDFLDILLCAKDENGVGLSDEDLRAEVDTFMFAGHDTTASGISWILLSMAQHPEHQQKCRDEIKDILGDREDIHWDDLGKMTYTTMCIKESLRLNSPVPVVSRQLSKPITFFDGRTLPEGFRVSVAIHCVHKNPSVWQDPEVFDPTRFSADNPSQRHPHSFIPFAAGSRNCIGQQFAMNEMKVALALTLLRFEILPDPSKVPIPIPQMVLNSENGIHLFLKKLD, encoded by the exons ATGGTATTCACAACAGAGAAAACGGCAAGTCTCACTTTCCAGATCGTGCAACTATGTGCTGGCTTCTGTCTGGTTTATGTGGTGATTAAATCCACCCAGTTATATTTCAAGAGACAAAAATTGCTCAAAATTTTGGAGAGTTTCCCAGGTCCTCCCAGCCATTGGCTCTATGGTAATACCCATCAG ATCACCAGTCATGCAGAGGACCAGAACATGATGGAGAAGTGGGCTGAAAAATTCCCTTACGCTTTCCCCAGATGGTTTGGGGGTTTTGTTCCTGCTGTAGTTATCACTCACCCTGATTACGCCAAAACTTTATTTAGCAGAAATG ATCCTAAAGCTAAAGATATCTATGAGCCCTTGCTTCCTTGGATTG GGAGAGGACTGCTTATCTTAAATGgacccaagtggcaccagcacAGGCGACTGCTAACACCAGCTTTCCACTATGACATTTTGAAACCCTATGTGGCAAAAATTGCAGATTCAGTCAAAGTTATGCTG GATAAATGGGAGAAGCTGATTGCAGAGGACCCCACAAAGTCTTTGGAGATGTTTGACCATGTCAGTTTAATGACTCTTGACAGCATCATGAAATGTGCATTCAGTTACAAGAGTAGCTGTCAGACAGACAA AGAGCAGGATTATTATGTCAATGCTGTGAAAGATATGACTCTCCTAGTGTTTCAGAGAGTCACCTCAGCATTTCTGCGGAATCAGCTCATCTATTCATGCACCCCGTCAGGACGGCGCTTTAAGGAAGCCTGCAGCTTGGCGCATCATCATACAG AAAAAGTAATTGCAGAGAGGAAGGAATCACTTAAGAATGAAAGGGAACTTGAAAAGATCCAGAAGAAGCGACGCTTGGATTTTTTGGACATTCTTCTTTGTGCCAAG GATGAAAACGGAGTTGGGTTGTCTGATGAAGACCTGCGCGCTGAAGTGGACACTTTCATGTTTGCAGGCCACGATACTACGGCCAGTGGAATCTCCTGGATCCTACTTTCTATGGCTCAGCACCCAGAGCACCAGCAGAAATGCAGAGATGAAATCAAAGACATTCTTGGGGATCGAGAGGACATCCATTG GGATGATCTTGGTAAGATGACCTATACTACAATGTGCATAAAGGAAAGTCTCCGACTGAATTCTCCAGTTCCAGTAGTGTCCCGACAGCTGAGCAAACCCATTACTTTTTTCGATGGACGCACTTTACCTGAAG gatttagAGTTTCAGTTGCCATCCATTGTGTTCATAAAAACCCCAGTGTATGGCAAGACCCTGAG GTATTTGATCCTACAAGATTCTCAGCGGACAACCCATCTCAAAGACATCCTCATTCATTCATCCCTTTTGCAGCTGGATCAAG GAACTGTATCGGGCAACAATTTGCTATGAATGAGATGAAAGTAGCTCTTGCTCTAACGCTGCTTCGCTTTGAAATCCTGCCAGACCCATCAAAGGTGCCCATTCCTATCCCTCAGATGGTCCTGAACTCTGAGAATGGGATACACCTCTTCTTGAAGAAACTTGACTGA
- the LOC128415813 gene encoding cytochrome P450 4A2-like isoform X2 gives MVFTTEKTASLTFQIVQLCAGFCLVYVVIKSTQLYFKRQKLLKILESFPGPPSHWLYGNTHQITSHAEDQNMMEKWAEKFPYAFPRWFGGFVPAVVITHPDYAKTLFSRNDPKAKDIYEPLLPWIGRGLLILNGPKWHQHRRLLTPAFHYDILKPYVAKIADSVKVMLDKWEKLIAEDPTKSLEMFDHVSLMTLDSIMKCAFSYKSSCQTDKLDYYVNAVKDMTLLVFQRVTSAFLRNQLIYSCTPSGRRFKEACSLAHHHTEKVIAERKESLKNERELEKIQKKRRLDFLDILLCAKDENGVGLSDEDLRAEVDTFMFAGHDTTASGISWILLSMAQHPEHQQKCRDEIKDILGDREDIHWDDLGKMTYTTMCIKESLRLNSPVPVVSRQLSKPITFFDGRTLPEGFRVSVAIHCVHKNPSVWQDPEVFDPTRFSADNPSQRHPHSFIPFAAGSRNCIGQQFAMNEMKVALALTLLRFEILPDPSKVPIPIPQMVLNSENGIHLFLKKLD, from the exons ATGGTATTCACAACAGAGAAAACGGCAAGTCTCACTTTCCAGATCGTGCAACTATGTGCTGGCTTCTGTCTGGTTTATGTGGTGATTAAATCCACCCAGTTATATTTCAAGAGACAAAAATTGCTCAAAATTTTGGAGAGTTTCCCAGGTCCTCCCAGCCATTGGCTCTATGGTAATACCCATCAG ATCACCAGTCATGCAGAGGACCAGAACATGATGGAGAAGTGGGCTGAAAAATTCCCTTACGCTTTCCCCAGATGGTTTGGGGGTTTTGTTCCTGCTGTAGTTATCACTCACCCTGATTACGCCAAAACTTTATTTAGCAGAAATG ATCCTAAAGCTAAAGATATCTATGAGCCCTTGCTTCCTTGGATTG GGAGAGGACTGCTTATCTTAAATGgacccaagtggcaccagcacAGGCGACTGCTAACACCAGCTTTCCACTATGACATTTTGAAACCCTATGTGGCAAAAATTGCAGATTCAGTCAAAGTTATGCTG GATAAATGGGAGAAGCTGATTGCAGAGGACCCCACAAAGTCTTTGGAGATGTTTGACCATGTCAGTTTAATGACTCTTGACAGCATCATGAAATGTGCATTCAGTTACAAGAGTAGCTGTCAGACAGACAAGTTA GATTATTATGTCAATGCTGTGAAAGATATGACTCTCCTAGTGTTTCAGAGAGTCACCTCAGCATTTCTGCGGAATCAGCTCATCTATTCATGCACCCCGTCAGGACGGCGCTTTAAGGAAGCCTGCAGCTTGGCGCATCATCATACAG AAAAAGTAATTGCAGAGAGGAAGGAATCACTTAAGAATGAAAGGGAACTTGAAAAGATCCAGAAGAAGCGACGCTTGGATTTTTTGGACATTCTTCTTTGTGCCAAG GATGAAAACGGAGTTGGGTTGTCTGATGAAGACCTGCGCGCTGAAGTGGACACTTTCATGTTTGCAGGCCACGATACTACGGCCAGTGGAATCTCCTGGATCCTACTTTCTATGGCTCAGCACCCAGAGCACCAGCAGAAATGCAGAGATGAAATCAAAGACATTCTTGGGGATCGAGAGGACATCCATTG GGATGATCTTGGTAAGATGACCTATACTACAATGTGCATAAAGGAAAGTCTCCGACTGAATTCTCCAGTTCCAGTAGTGTCCCGACAGCTGAGCAAACCCATTACTTTTTTCGATGGACGCACTTTACCTGAAG gatttagAGTTTCAGTTGCCATCCATTGTGTTCATAAAAACCCCAGTGTATGGCAAGACCCTGAG GTATTTGATCCTACAAGATTCTCAGCGGACAACCCATCTCAAAGACATCCTCATTCATTCATCCCTTTTGCAGCTGGATCAAG GAACTGTATCGGGCAACAATTTGCTATGAATGAGATGAAAGTAGCTCTTGCTCTAACGCTGCTTCGCTTTGAAATCCTGCCAGACCCATCAAAGGTGCCCATTCCTATCCCTCAGATGGTCCTGAACTCTGAGAATGGGATACACCTCTTCTTGAAGAAACTTGACTGA
- the LOC128415813 gene encoding cytochrome P450 4A2-like isoform X3: MVFTTEKTASLTFQIVQLCAGFCLVYVVIKSTQLYFKRQKLLKILESFPGPPSHWLYGNTHQVSKKIQYMCKWAEKFPYAFPRWFGGFVPAVVITHPDYAKTLFSRNDPKAKDIYEPLLPWIGRGLLILNGPKWHQHRRLLTPAFHYDILKPYVAKIADSVKVMLDKWEKLIAEDPTKSLEMFDHVSLMTLDSIMKCAFSYKSSCQTDKLDYYVNAVKDMTLLVFQRVTSAFLRNQLIYSCTPSGRRFKEACSLAHHHTEKVIAERKESLKNERELEKIQKKRRLDFLDILLCAKDENGVGLSDEDLRAEVDTFMFAGHDTTASGISWILLSMAQHPEHQQKCRDEIKDILGDREDIHWDDLGKMTYTTMCIKESLRLNSPVPVVSRQLSKPITFFDGRTLPEGFRVSVAIHCVHKNPSVWQDPEVFDPTRFSADNPSQRHPHSFIPFAAGSRNCIGQQFAMNEMKVALALTLLRFEILPDPSKVPIPIPQMVLNSENGIHLFLKKLD, translated from the exons ATGGTATTCACAACAGAGAAAACGGCAAGTCTCACTTTCCAGATCGTGCAACTATGTGCTGGCTTCTGTCTGGTTTATGTGGTGATTAAATCCACCCAGTTATATTTCAAGAGACAAAAATTGCTCAAAATTTTGGAGAGTTTCCCAGGTCCTCCCAGCCATTGGCTCTATGGTAATACCCATCAGGTAAGCAAAAAGATACAGTATATGTGT AAGTGGGCTGAAAAATTCCCTTACGCTTTCCCCAGATGGTTTGGGGGTTTTGTTCCTGCTGTAGTTATCACTCACCCTGATTACGCCAAAACTTTATTTAGCAGAAATG ATCCTAAAGCTAAAGATATCTATGAGCCCTTGCTTCCTTGGATTG GGAGAGGACTGCTTATCTTAAATGgacccaagtggcaccagcacAGGCGACTGCTAACACCAGCTTTCCACTATGACATTTTGAAACCCTATGTGGCAAAAATTGCAGATTCAGTCAAAGTTATGCTG GATAAATGGGAGAAGCTGATTGCAGAGGACCCCACAAAGTCTTTGGAGATGTTTGACCATGTCAGTTTAATGACTCTTGACAGCATCATGAAATGTGCATTCAGTTACAAGAGTAGCTGTCAGACAGACAAGTTA GATTATTATGTCAATGCTGTGAAAGATATGACTCTCCTAGTGTTTCAGAGAGTCACCTCAGCATTTCTGCGGAATCAGCTCATCTATTCATGCACCCCGTCAGGACGGCGCTTTAAGGAAGCCTGCAGCTTGGCGCATCATCATACAG AAAAAGTAATTGCAGAGAGGAAGGAATCACTTAAGAATGAAAGGGAACTTGAAAAGATCCAGAAGAAGCGACGCTTGGATTTTTTGGACATTCTTCTTTGTGCCAAG GATGAAAACGGAGTTGGGTTGTCTGATGAAGACCTGCGCGCTGAAGTGGACACTTTCATGTTTGCAGGCCACGATACTACGGCCAGTGGAATCTCCTGGATCCTACTTTCTATGGCTCAGCACCCAGAGCACCAGCAGAAATGCAGAGATGAAATCAAAGACATTCTTGGGGATCGAGAGGACATCCATTG GGATGATCTTGGTAAGATGACCTATACTACAATGTGCATAAAGGAAAGTCTCCGACTGAATTCTCCAGTTCCAGTAGTGTCCCGACAGCTGAGCAAACCCATTACTTTTTTCGATGGACGCACTTTACCTGAAG gatttagAGTTTCAGTTGCCATCCATTGTGTTCATAAAAACCCCAGTGTATGGCAAGACCCTGAG GTATTTGATCCTACAAGATTCTCAGCGGACAACCCATCTCAAAGACATCCTCATTCATTCATCCCTTTTGCAGCTGGATCAAG GAACTGTATCGGGCAACAATTTGCTATGAATGAGATGAAAGTAGCTCTTGCTCTAACGCTGCTTCGCTTTGAAATCCTGCCAGACCCATCAAAGGTGCCCATTCCTATCCCTCAGATGGTCCTGAACTCTGAGAATGGGATACACCTCTTCTTGAAGAAACTTGACTGA
- the LOC128415814 gene encoding protein LZIC-like — protein sequence MASRGAIETSKLKQNLEEQLDRLMQQLQDLEECRDDLGADEYEETKKETLEQLSEFNDSLKKIMSGNMTLVDELSGMQLAIQAAISQAFKTPEVIRMFAKKHPGQLRTRLAEMDRDLIVGKLGRDVYTQQKVEILTALRKLGEKLTPDDETFLSTNAGAALSQFVRVSSDLGKLKKKKSPHASFLDHVCQTSHNQEKRNGVSSFLVHDYSSSASSSLTGMEVGFTAI from the coding sequence ATGGCTTCAAGGGGAGCAATTGAGACCAGTAAGTTGAAACAGAACTTGGAAGAGCAACTGGATAGACTAATGCAGCAATTGCAAGATCTGGAGGAGTGTAGAGATGATCTGGGTGCAGATGAGTATGAAGAGACCAAGAAAGAAACCCTTGAGCAGCTGAGtgagttcaatgattccctgaagAAGATCATGTCTGGAAACATGACATTGGTAGACGAACTTAGTGGGATGCAGTTGGCTATACAAGCGGCCATCAGCCAGGCTTTTAAAACCCCCGAAGTCATCAGGATGTTTGCCAAAAAGCATCCAGGGCAGCTGCGGACAAGATTGGCAGAGATGGACAGAGATCTGATTGTTGGAAAGTTGGGACGGGACGTCTATACTCAGCAAAAAGTGGAAATTCTCACCGCTCTCAGGAAGCTTGGGGAGAAGCTGACTCCTGATGATGAGACTTTTCTTTCAACAAATGCAGGAGCTGCTCTCAGCCAGTTTGTGAGAGTTTCCAGTGATCttggtaagttaaaaaaaaaaaaatctccccatgCCTCTTTCCTTGATCATGTGTGTCAAACTTCTCACAATCAGGAGAAAAGAAATGGTGTCTCATCATTCTTAGTTCATGACTACAGCTCATCTGCTTCCTCTTCATTAACAGGCATGGAGGTTGGATTCACTGCCATATAG